The Geothrix sp. genome has a window encoding:
- a CDS encoding M56 family metallopeptidase encodes MRPRLDRLAPEDRSRVITLIALLPWLLAVAVLIMAFLPSFVTIPGLIEDHCLPHDHHPHLCLVHGRWMPSGPLWGSVALLGLGGTLLWGRLVIRVFKAHRVVLNLMRVSRRQGALQVLPTQHPMAFTAGFIRPQTVVSDAVLAGLPLEDLDIVLRHEEGHAHRRDTLWRVILEALALAMAKSSRVLLLEDFSLACEEACDRRAIRGSVTPDRVAEVLLRMQRLGCLQPEGVVGATGSHLSRRVRALLGDPYPPRPQWMKALWLASLLLLAADPVHHMAETLLGWLLF; translated from the coding sequence GTGCGACCTCGACTGGATCGCCTCGCGCCCGAGGACCGCTCCCGAGTCATCACCCTCATCGCACTGTTGCCCTGGTTGCTGGCCGTTGCCGTCCTGATCATGGCTTTTCTCCCCTCCTTCGTGACCATCCCTGGCCTGATCGAGGACCACTGCCTCCCCCATGACCACCATCCCCACCTGTGCCTCGTGCATGGACGCTGGATGCCCTCCGGGCCTCTGTGGGGCAGTGTGGCGCTGCTCGGGCTGGGCGGAACACTTCTCTGGGGGCGTCTGGTGATCCGGGTCTTCAAGGCCCACCGCGTCGTGCTCAACCTGATGCGAGTGAGCCGACGCCAGGGCGCCCTCCAGGTGCTTCCGACACAGCACCCCATGGCCTTCACGGCCGGGTTTATCCGCCCCCAAACGGTCGTCTCGGACGCGGTCCTGGCGGGCCTCCCGCTTGAGGACCTAGATATTGTGCTCCGCCACGAGGAGGGTCACGCCCATCGCCGGGACACCCTGTGGCGGGTGATCCTGGAAGCTCTCGCCCTGGCGATGGCGAAAAGCAGTCGGGTCCTCCTGCTGGAGGATTTCTCCCTCGCGTGCGAGGAAGCATGCGACCGCCGGGCCATACGGGGCAGTGTGACCCCCGACCGTGTGGCGGAGGTGCTGCTCCGAATGCAGCGTCTTGGCTGCCTCCAGCCTGAAGGTGTGGTGGGCGCCACCGGTTCACACTTGAGTCGGCGCGTCCGAGCCCTCCTGGGCGATCCCTATCCGCCGCGGCCCCAGTGGATGAAGGCCCTCTGGCTTGCCTCCTTGCTGCTGCTTGCCGCAGACCCCGTCCATCACATGGCGGAGACACTGCTGGGCTGGCTGCTTTTCTGA
- a CDS encoding BlaI/MecI/CopY family transcriptional regulator codes for MSQPSSSLTLGDLEMQVLEQLWKLGSGDVRAVHAALSGERENHPNTVQSALERLFRKDILEREKQSHAYVYRPRLSREALAARLIDETLQRVRASEPLPTLAAFVDLAVEQDPSVLDELEHMLLSHRARQQDR; via the coding sequence ATGTCCCAGCCTTCCTCCTCACTCACCTTGGGCGACCTGGAAATGCAGGTCCTGGAACAGCTCTGGAAGCTGGGCAGCGGGGATGTCCGGGCCGTCCACGCGGCCCTGAGCGGTGAGCGTGAGAACCATCCCAATACGGTGCAGTCTGCCCTCGAACGGCTCTTCCGCAAGGATATCCTGGAGCGCGAGAAGCAGAGCCATGCCTATGTCTATCGCCCCCGATTATCCCGTGAGGCCCTCGCGGCCCGACTGATCGACGAGACCTTGCAGCGGGTGCGGGCTTCCGAGCCCCTGCCGACCCTGGCTGCCTTCGTGGATCTTGCCGTCGAGCAGGACCCCAGCGTGCTCGATGAACTCGAACATATGCTCCTGAGCCACCGGGCGCGGCAGCAGGACCGGTGA
- a CDS encoding efflux RND transporter periplasmic adaptor subunit has protein sequence MHPQIIQDHAGTCPICGMDLVPMESEDSKDKGKIVYYRSPMNPSLTSQVPMKDEMGMDYVPVYEGDLKGEGAGLETHAAVKIDHERQQLIGLRTDKVTEGPVGGELRALGRVAVDETHVRKVNVKVEGFVEKLFVDFVGKPVAKGQPLFSLYSPEFVSAQREYLLALKTQKALSGGALQESGGDLLDSAKRRLLLWDVPQEVLDRLEKSGEVQRALTLRSPISGIVTAKNVVEGARITPADIPFEITDLSRLWVLTDIYEAELGRVKVGVPADLTLQSQPGRTFKGRVAFVDPVMDPKTRTAKARLEFPNPNGDLKPEMFGEVLLKGPGRKGLLIPLDAVLDAGTTKVAFVALGEGKFEPREVTTGTTVGEKVEIRSGLKAGDDVVVRANFLVDSESRLKAALAHLSQKSTSPAAAPAGGHQH, from the coding sequence ATGCATCCGCAAATCATCCAGGATCACGCGGGAACCTGCCCCATCTGCGGCATGGATCTGGTGCCCATGGAAAGCGAAGACTCCAAGGACAAAGGGAAGATCGTCTACTACCGCTCGCCCATGAACCCGAGCCTGACGTCTCAGGTCCCCATGAAGGACGAGATGGGCATGGACTACGTTCCTGTCTACGAGGGTGACCTGAAGGGCGAAGGAGCCGGGCTAGAAACGCACGCGGCTGTGAAAATCGACCATGAGCGCCAGCAGTTGATCGGACTGAGGACAGACAAGGTGACCGAAGGCCCCGTGGGTGGGGAGCTTCGGGCCTTGGGTCGTGTCGCCGTGGACGAAACGCATGTCCGCAAGGTGAATGTGAAAGTAGAGGGCTTCGTGGAGAAGCTCTTTGTGGACTTCGTTGGCAAGCCCGTAGCGAAGGGCCAGCCCCTGTTTAGCCTCTACAGTCCCGAATTCGTCAGCGCCCAACGGGAATACCTGCTGGCCCTGAAGACCCAAAAGGCTCTCTCGGGAGGCGCCCTGCAGGAGTCCGGCGGGGACCTGCTGGACTCGGCGAAGCGGCGCCTCCTGCTCTGGGATGTCCCTCAAGAAGTTTTGGACCGCCTGGAGAAATCCGGCGAGGTTCAACGGGCCCTCACCCTTCGCAGCCCCATCTCGGGAATCGTAACGGCCAAGAACGTGGTGGAGGGTGCACGGATCACGCCTGCAGACATCCCTTTTGAAATTACGGATCTTAGCCGCTTGTGGGTCCTCACGGACATCTACGAGGCCGAACTCGGCCGGGTGAAGGTGGGTGTACCTGCGGACCTCACCTTGCAGAGTCAGCCCGGCCGGACCTTCAAGGGCCGGGTAGCCTTCGTGGACCCCGTGATGGATCCCAAGACCCGCACCGCCAAGGCGCGCTTGGAATTTCCCAATCCCAACGGCGATCTGAAGCCCGAAATGTTCGGTGAGGTCCTTCTCAAGGGCCCGGGTCGCAAGGGTCTGCTGATCCCCCTGGACGCCGTACTGGACGCAGGAACAACCAAGGTGGCCTTCGTCGCCCTGGGTGAAGGCAAGTTCGAGCCGAGAGAGGTAACGACTGGTACCACCGTGGGCGAGAAGGTCGAGATTCGTTCAGGCCTGAAGGCCGGGGATGACGTGGTTGTCCGCGCGAATTTCCTGGTGGATTCCGAATCGCGACTCAAAGCAGCCCTGGCGCACCTGAGCCAGAAATCCACTTCCCCGGCCGCCGCCCCGGCGGGCGGCCACCAGCACTGA
- a CDS encoding TolC family protein — protein sequence MRHFARLALSLIPVVGWAQPQASFSTPSPLPGSVQVAQPGDPLLNSLIQEVLDRNPDLVKARSLVDAEKERIPQSKALPDPSLSLGLQNDGFKGIQVGKMETSYYQVMLTQPLPWPGKRNLRGEITSLGVDVSRTAADRTRLSLIADVKRAYFGLLLVRGQVELLDQQALFWQKASDITKLRYEVGQGSQADLLRAQLEQNRIRQSRISLRSEEQVLLTTLNRLRGLTSEAPIPTTAKLQDFTLQANAASAWIDRAEKESPELQAARLGIRQAERSLDLAKRDRYPDFAVSAGIMPRGALEPMWTVGFSISLPVWSKQKQQRAVSEQEFRRRAQGSDAESVRILLAQRIHERAAQLDAALDTLRLYREGLLVQSESSFQANLAQYETGRTPFISVLEALNGWISDRSGFLQTLAQAQAVQIAQEEFNLSGTPGISAQGLNSGAMGAGGSPSGSAMPSSSSKSGAASASGGEGSSAAKSM from the coding sequence ATGCGCCACTTTGCGCGCCTGGCTTTGAGCCTCATCCCGGTCGTCGGGTGGGCCCAGCCCCAGGCTTCTTTTAGCACGCCGTCTCCCTTGCCTGGCAGCGTTCAGGTGGCCCAACCGGGAGACCCGCTCCTCAACTCTTTGATCCAGGAAGTCCTGGACCGCAACCCGGACCTCGTCAAGGCAAGGTCTCTGGTGGATGCCGAAAAGGAGCGCATCCCCCAATCCAAGGCCCTGCCAGATCCCAGCCTCTCGCTGGGGCTTCAGAACGATGGATTCAAAGGAATCCAGGTCGGGAAGATGGAAACCAGCTACTACCAGGTGATGCTCACGCAGCCACTACCTTGGCCCGGGAAACGAAATCTCCGTGGAGAGATCACCAGTCTGGGCGTGGATGTATCTCGAACAGCCGCCGACCGTACTCGCCTGAGTTTGATCGCGGATGTGAAGCGAGCCTATTTCGGCCTCCTCCTGGTTCGTGGGCAGGTGGAGCTGCTGGACCAACAGGCCCTGTTCTGGCAGAAGGCCAGCGACATCACCAAGCTGAGGTACGAGGTAGGTCAGGGTTCCCAGGCCGACCTCCTGCGCGCCCAGCTTGAGCAGAACCGCATCCGGCAGTCGCGCATCTCGCTCCGATCAGAGGAACAGGTGCTATTGACGACGCTCAATCGGTTGCGCGGCCTGACCTCTGAGGCGCCCATTCCGACCACAGCGAAACTCCAGGATTTCACCCTCCAGGCCAATGCAGCGTCGGCCTGGATCGATCGCGCAGAGAAGGAAAGCCCGGAACTGCAAGCGGCCCGACTCGGAATACGTCAGGCGGAACGGAGCCTGGACCTGGCCAAACGGGACCGCTACCCCGACTTTGCTGTCAGCGCTGGGATCATGCCAAGAGGTGCCCTAGAACCCATGTGGACAGTGGGGTTCTCTATCTCCCTCCCGGTCTGGTCCAAGCAGAAACAGCAACGCGCCGTGTCCGAACAGGAATTTCGCCGCCGTGCCCAGGGTTCTGATGCGGAGAGTGTCCGCATTCTTCTAGCCCAGCGGATTCATGAACGCGCCGCTCAGCTGGATGCCGCCCTGGACACACTGAGGCTGTACCGCGAAGGGCTTCTGGTGCAGAGCGAGTCCAGCTTCCAGGCCAATCTGGCGCAGTACGAGACCGGGCGCACCCCCTTCATCAGCGTTCTTGAGGCGCTCAACGGCTGGATCTCCGATCGCAGCGGATTCCTCCAGACCTTGGCCCAGGCGCAGGCAGTCCAAATCGCCCAGGAAGAATTCAACCTTTCCGGGACGCCAGGCATCTCGGCTCAGGGCTTGAATTCAGGTGCCATGGGTGCGGGTGGGAGCCCCAGCGGCTCGGCCATGCCTTCCTCCTCCTCCAAATCCGGAGCGGCCTCTGCCAGTGGTGGCGAAGGCAGTTCTGCCGCGAAATCCATGTGA
- a CDS encoding TolC family protein has product MSRALARPEWQAITQLSSRQGEGAAMEARTWLAPGLGWDRQRFTGPLPNRREDTILLTQSMDVSGRWMAKREAALKREEAGKAESGVRTAGVVAQVRGAFFEVVAARERVSRLDRALTRLGKVQEQVDRLHTAGEMSGLDRSRVRREMEIFKSRQAQEQAALGRAEAQLAVMLGEKAAELQGTLLPVAPEPLEQLLDRQQAGPGATMTRATEAAAQADAKAARRWMPDLQVGVGVKRWQENGLSGNGSVLSLGIALPIPSRVKGNQMKAEAEARAAAAQAKLQREQETSDLRSAWQEATLLRASAEHMSQEALQDPAKVETALEAAFRAGEMDLLARLDGARSLLEAELAALDQAQRARRACIALDRLLGKVNP; this is encoded by the coding sequence GTGAGTCGTGCCCTGGCGCGTCCCGAGTGGCAGGCCATCACCCAGCTCTCTTCCAGGCAAGGTGAGGGCGCGGCCATGGAGGCCCGCACTTGGCTGGCTCCTGGTCTGGGATGGGATCGGCAACGATTCACGGGGCCCCTGCCCAATAGGCGGGAGGACACGATCCTCCTCACCCAGAGCATGGATGTCTCAGGTCGCTGGATGGCCAAGCGTGAAGCCGCCCTGAAGCGCGAAGAGGCAGGCAAGGCCGAGAGTGGGGTCCGCACGGCGGGTGTCGTAGCCCAGGTGCGGGGGGCCTTCTTCGAGGTAGTGGCTGCACGGGAGCGGGTGTCCCGTCTCGATCGCGCCCTGACTCGGCTCGGGAAGGTCCAGGAGCAGGTGGATCGCCTTCACACGGCGGGAGAAATGTCCGGCCTGGACCGGAGCCGGGTTCGCCGAGAGATGGAGATCTTCAAGAGCCGACAGGCTCAAGAACAGGCCGCGCTGGGCCGTGCCGAGGCGCAGCTCGCCGTGATGCTTGGGGAAAAGGCCGCCGAGCTTCAGGGCACCCTGTTGCCTGTTGCCCCGGAACCCCTTGAGCAACTCCTGGACCGTCAGCAGGCCGGTCCCGGCGCGACGATGACGCGGGCCACGGAAGCCGCCGCCCAGGCAGACGCCAAGGCGGCCCGCCGCTGGATGCCCGACCTCCAAGTCGGCGTGGGCGTGAAGCGATGGCAGGAAAACGGACTGTCAGGCAACGGCTCCGTGCTGTCCCTCGGCATCGCCCTGCCCATACCCAGCCGTGTGAAGGGCAACCAGATGAAAGCCGAGGCCGAAGCCCGAGCCGCCGCCGCTCAGGCCAAGCTCCAGCGGGAACAAGAAACGTCCGATCTGCGGAGTGCGTGGCAGGAAGCCACCCTGCTTCGAGCCTCCGCCGAGCACATGTCCCAGGAGGCCCTCCAGGACCCCGCCAAGGTGGAGACCGCCCTTGAAGCCGCCTTCAGGGCGGGAGAGATGGACCTCCTCGCCCGCCTGGACGGGGCCCGCAGCTTGCTGGAGGCCGAACTGGCGGCTCTCGACCAGGCCCAGCGTGCTCGCCGCGCCTGCATCGCCCTTGATCGTCTGCTTGGAAAGGTGAACCCATGA
- the dmeF gene encoding CDF family Co(II)/Ni(II) efflux transporter DmeF, with product MQKKVSMPNHEPTTTHTHDFDTGNLAGEKGTRLVMWITLATMAVEIVAGWWFNSMALLADGWHMSSHAVAIGLSAFAYAMARRHAQDRRFAFGTWKIEILGGFASALFLICVAVLMVVGSVERILAPKPIAYKEAIIVAILGLLVNLGCALILGKSHDHDHGHSHDHHDHDEGHHHHDLNLRSAYLHVLADAATSVCAILALVGGLIFHWNWLDPVMGLAGAALVAIWAKGLLRDTSRVLLDAENDHPVADEIREVIAAHPEWGAEIRIADLHVWRVGKGRFACILALDKTAPGLSVQSVHEALSIHEEIVHLSVELR from the coding sequence ATGCAGAAAAAGGTTTCCATGCCCAACCACGAGCCCACCACGACCCACACGCACGACTTCGATACAGGCAATCTGGCCGGTGAGAAGGGCACCCGCCTCGTCATGTGGATCACCCTCGCCACCATGGCTGTGGAGATCGTGGCGGGGTGGTGGTTCAACTCCATGGCCCTGCTCGCAGACGGCTGGCACATGAGTTCTCACGCCGTGGCCATCGGGCTCAGTGCGTTCGCCTATGCCATGGCCCGTCGCCACGCCCAGGACCGCCGCTTCGCTTTCGGAACCTGGAAGATCGAAATCCTGGGCGGCTTCGCGTCGGCGCTCTTCCTGATTTGCGTGGCCGTGCTCATGGTCGTCGGCAGCGTCGAACGCATCCTGGCGCCCAAGCCCATTGCGTACAAGGAGGCCATCATTGTGGCCATCCTCGGCCTCCTGGTGAACCTCGGCTGTGCTTTGATCCTGGGGAAGTCTCACGACCACGATCATGGCCATAGCCACGATCACCATGATCACGACGAGGGTCACCACCATCACGACCTGAACCTGCGATCCGCCTACCTGCATGTCCTGGCGGATGCGGCCACCTCGGTTTGCGCGATCCTGGCCCTGGTCGGTGGCCTGATATTCCATTGGAACTGGCTCGATCCCGTCATGGGCCTGGCAGGTGCCGCCCTCGTCGCCATCTGGGCCAAAGGCCTGCTGCGAGATACGTCACGGGTGCTGCTGGACGCCGAGAATGATCACCCGGTGGCGGACGAGATTCGAGAAGTCATAGCAGCGCACCCAGAATGGGGCGCCGAGATCCGCATCGCCGATCTGCATGTCTGGCGCGTCGGGAAGGGACGATTCGCCTGCATCTTGGCACTGGATAAGACTGCTCCAGGTTTGTCTGTGCAATCCGTGCATGAGGCCCTGTCCATTCACGAGGAGATCGTGCATCTCTCTGTCGAATTGCGGTGA
- a CDS encoding efflux RND transporter periplasmic adaptor subunit yields the protein MIRTTSTLTLCLAVGLTFSLGCDKKEAEHGHGTAAGHAHEASERPSFAPTVYADGVQLYVEYVALVKGEESKFGVHLTRLDGYQAVNEGTVEAILTGAGGEQRNTGELSSTPGIFRLAPKPSAAGDVNVKLIWKGPKGQATFDLGKHTVYPDIASSMKAEVPEVSGGIAFLKEQQWNVPFGITRSQQRPLSDGFEAYASVLAVPGGEGRVLAPVAGRLEGSGFPSIGQMVKQGQRLGGLVPKAGADMSLGSVQLDFERAKLRLDQAKANHTRLKGLLEQDAVPRRRVEEAAREEALAEAEFKVAQARKDEVTTGKGGMALALTAPVSGIVSTVNGGPGVQVAEGQELFHIVDTRRLRLEVQVPEAQSGRLAKVASVWFQAPGQQPVVLEPGSGAKVLGQGGAIHPERRTVPFVMEFGNPSGTLKVGASGKAFVRTGNIAQAMAVPASAVQDEDGLAVVYVQAGGERFERRLVKVGARDGDWVQILTGVQKDEWVVTTGAHLVRLAASSGKVPEHGHAH from the coding sequence ATGATCCGAACGACTTCCACCCTGACCCTCTGCCTCGCCGTGGGTCTGACCTTCAGCCTCGGCTGCGACAAGAAAGAGGCTGAACACGGCCACGGAACGGCGGCGGGACACGCCCACGAAGCTTCAGAGCGCCCCTCCTTCGCCCCGACGGTTTATGCGGACGGCGTGCAGCTGTACGTGGAATATGTGGCCCTCGTGAAGGGCGAGGAATCCAAATTCGGCGTACATCTGACCCGACTGGACGGCTACCAAGCCGTGAACGAAGGCACCGTGGAAGCCATTCTCACGGGGGCGGGCGGAGAGCAGCGGAATACCGGAGAACTCTCTTCCACGCCGGGCATCTTCCGTTTGGCACCCAAACCCAGTGCGGCTGGGGATGTGAATGTGAAGCTGATCTGGAAGGGCCCCAAGGGCCAAGCCACCTTCGATCTGGGCAAGCACACGGTCTATCCCGACATCGCCTCCTCCATGAAGGCGGAGGTTCCTGAAGTTTCCGGTGGCATCGCTTTCCTCAAGGAACAGCAGTGGAATGTTCCCTTCGGAATCACCCGCTCCCAGCAGCGTCCCCTCTCCGATGGCTTCGAGGCCTACGCCTCGGTGCTGGCGGTTCCTGGCGGTGAGGGCCGTGTCTTGGCGCCTGTAGCGGGACGCCTCGAAGGCAGCGGTTTCCCCAGCATCGGGCAGATGGTAAAGCAGGGGCAGCGGCTCGGCGGACTGGTGCCCAAGGCCGGGGCCGACATGTCCCTCGGCAGCGTCCAGCTCGACTTCGAGCGGGCGAAGCTGCGCCTCGACCAGGCCAAGGCCAACCACACGCGCCTGAAGGGCCTGTTAGAGCAGGACGCCGTGCCCCGTCGCCGGGTCGAGGAGGCGGCCCGCGAGGAGGCCCTCGCCGAGGCCGAGTTCAAGGTCGCCCAGGCCCGCAAGGATGAGGTCACCACGGGCAAGGGCGGCATGGCCCTGGCCCTGACGGCTCCCGTGTCCGGCATCGTCAGCACCGTGAACGGCGGTCCTGGCGTCCAGGTGGCCGAAGGTCAGGAACTCTTCCACATCGTGGATACAAGAAGGCTCCGCCTAGAGGTGCAGGTGCCTGAGGCTCAATCCGGCCGTCTGGCCAAGGTCGCCAGCGTTTGGTTCCAGGCCCCCGGCCAGCAGCCGGTGGTGCTTGAACCCGGCAGTGGCGCGAAAGTTCTCGGACAGGGCGGAGCGATCCATCCCGAGCGCCGGACGGTGCCCTTCGTGATGGAGTTCGGGAACCCCTCCGGCACTCTCAAAGTAGGAGCCTCCGGCAAGGCCTTCGTGCGCACGGGCAACATCGCCCAGGCCATGGCCGTGCCCGCCTCGGCTGTCCAGGACGAGGATGGTCTGGCGGTGGTTTATGTCCAGGCAGGCGGCGAGAGATTCGAGCGCCGCCTCGTGAAGGTCGGCGCCCGGGACGGAGACTGGGTACAGATCCTGACCGGCGTGCAGAAGGACGAGTGGGTGGTAACGACAGGTGCCCACCTCGTGCGCCTCGCGGCAAGCTCGGGCAAGGTGCCCGAGCACGGCCACGCACACTGA